One bacterium DNA segment encodes these proteins:
- a CDS encoding fructose-bisphosphatase class II, whose protein sequence is MANNLRYDVAVQRLKYTGPMVEFGFERDRVIEFNHRHRAVLANYELELEACAILNLSNRVNPKSNLGALRNRQVRQSVIVSAALSAISVGLHGRGSLNAVPKHLVTNEVKDNLKRANDRTAAQVMAEVLQTTAETLPVGEEIIIESAITEGVRVKPGVEAGGNPTIAVGAVFGKPEHRAKYGLKLPQNVSLLSLGNDVIDGTTKSVEGSHSSFTAMVVTESGVKRHLPDTYVQRWMAGVHFEEFNPRETKLVEIAEIMAQAHGYSSVDKLSTFFLDRPRHSFAMDTLNKAGVATPFDKDGDLMPGIVLGLEGLNFPDSRTLSSMIGEIGGSAEWAVGVLPLVWRGGQAIGMLTSQSSLTRKDLAPEELWKERFHFTEEEFMLIQDARFQRKPYFTIKDILDDPMAGGISAFGAITDNFFIPYLQGVRAEPEGGRISVNILVVNSIGMVDVWQMVFRCQNNLASTGALMRSPKTELENLTGAELEQAIGKMLNDQRTRERYLIFFNNEYYPALIPIHDKMVLLQKAVQGLIERNALTEHDREIIQCTQRAAPDLFVNSEL, encoded by the coding sequence ATGGCGAACAACCTGCGTTATGATGTAGCTGTTCAGAGACTTAAGTATACAGGTCCGATGGTCGAATTTGGTTTCGAGCGAGATCGAGTTATCGAGTTTAACCATCGCCACCGCGCCGTGTTGGCAAACTACGAACTTGAGCTTGAGGCCTGCGCTATTCTCAACTTGTCCAATCGAGTAAATCCCAAATCCAATCTTGGGGCGCTGCGAAATCGCCAAGTGCGCCAGTCGGTCATCGTCTCCGCTGCGCTGTCGGCGATCTCAGTGGGACTTCACGGACGGGGTAGTCTAAACGCCGTACCAAAGCATCTTGTGACGAACGAAGTAAAAGACAACCTCAAACGAGCAAATGATCGCACTGCTGCTCAGGTAATGGCGGAAGTTCTGCAAACCACCGCCGAAACATTACCAGTTGGCGAAGAGATTATTATTGAGTCGGCGATCACTGAGGGTGTCCGTGTGAAACCTGGGGTCGAAGCAGGCGGCAATCCGACAATCGCGGTCGGAGCAGTTTTTGGAAAGCCGGAACACCGCGCCAAGTATGGTCTGAAGCTGCCGCAGAATGTGTCACTTTTGTCGCTGGGAAATGACGTAATCGACGGAACAACCAAGTCCGTAGAAGGCTCGCATTCCAGTTTCACGGCAATGGTAGTTACAGAGTCCGGCGTGAAAAGACACTTACCGGACACTTATGTCCAGCGGTGGATGGCTGGTGTACATTTCGAAGAATTCAATCCGCGCGAGACCAAGTTAGTCGAAATCGCCGAGATCATGGCACAGGCACACGGATATTCTTCCGTAGACAAATTGAGCACGTTCTTCCTTGATCGTCCACGCCATTCTTTTGCAATGGATACATTGAACAAAGCTGGAGTTGCAACGCCGTTCGATAAGGACGGGGATTTGATGCCTGGAATCGTTCTTGGACTGGAAGGCCTGAACTTCCCGGATAGCCGAACTTTGTCAAGTATGATTGGAGAGATTGGCGGCTCCGCCGAGTGGGCCGTCGGAGTATTGCCGCTGGTATGGCGCGGAGGACAGGCGATTGGTATGTTGACCAGTCAGTCATCTCTGACCCGGAAGGATCTGGCGCCTGAAGAACTGTGGAAAGAACGGTTTCACTTCACTGAAGAAGAGTTCATGCTGATTCAGGATGCGCGATTCCAACGTAAGCCATACTTCACTATCAAGGACATCCTTGATGATCCAATGGCGGGCGGCATAAGCGCGTTTGGTGCGATAACTGACAATTTCTTTATTCCATACTTGCAAGGTGTGCGAGCTGAACCAGAAGGCGGGCGGATAAGCGTTAATATCCTGGTAGTCAATTCGATCGGTATGGTTGATGTGTGGCAAATGGTGTTCCGCTGCCAGAATAATCTCGCTTCGACCGGCGCTCTTATGAGATCACCAAAGACAGAACTCGAGAACCTGACTGGTGCCGAGCTCGAGCAGGCGATCGGAAAAATGCTAAATGATCAACGTACTCGCGAACGCTATTTGATTTTCTTCAACAACGAGTACTATCCGGCTCTAATCCCAATTCACGACAAGATGGTGCTTCTGCAGAAGGCAGTACAGGGATTGATTGAACGCAATGCACTGACCGAGCACGATCGTGAGATAATCCAATGTACGCAGAGAGCTGCGCCGGATCTCTTCGTGAATTCGGAACTGTAA